The following proteins come from a genomic window of Polyangiaceae bacterium:
- a CDS encoding DUF1588 domain-containing protein: MKALIGAASVAAMAGFGCSSDSGDGGGSGTGTNGQCLTERDYFAKKVWAPVMAKVCIKCHSPDGVATEENAKLLLLPPSYPGFMDANLDSARLIAKTEFEGKSELLRKPLGEMDHGGGKVIEEGSAEYKALQGFVEKLAAADNCTGAASVADFGDVTFLDPLETLRKASLQLVGRLPTPAEVQALLDQGDAGLEPLLDKMMTEDAFFDRVKEMYNDQFLTDRYLGYNGYAVDILNDTQYPNSGDSYDNLSDDEKKKINLAVAREPLQLVAYIVKNDRPFTEILTAPYTVMNPYSAKIFNAKLQFDDPTNENEWKEGQIIAMGDTSKGEPAEMPLPTSGLLTSPVWLNRFPTTPTNVNRHRARMVFKFFLATDILKIAERPIDPTQATNYANPTREDNSCNVCHRMIDPIAGAFQKFDDNDQEKYEPNNSWHPEMFPPGFGKEVMQTNDYDNALGWLAQRIVQDPRFTLSVVYTAFTELTGQEPLAYPPDSDAPGFEHDLAAWEAQDALFRKIGDAFVASNFNLKTVFKGVILSPYFRAKNATGEVSPERALELSAVGTGRLSIPEVLGRKITAVTGLPWGKGSGYYKTDYLSSDYRILYGGMDSDDVTQRLTVPNGIMANVAWRMADEVACQTTAWDLSIDKPSDRYLFPYVNVEDTPDSNPDAIKKNIQYLHAQILGEALDLGDPEVSRTYQLFEETWKEGQAKIASTEVSENLVYACRARKNPYTDQDLADGDKLEKDPDYTVRAWMAVVTYLLSDYKFLYE, encoded by the coding sequence GTGAAGGCCCTGATCGGGGCTGCGAGCGTCGCGGCGATGGCTGGATTCGGCTGTTCCAGCGACTCAGGAGACGGGGGTGGCAGCGGCACTGGCACGAATGGTCAGTGCCTCACGGAGCGCGATTACTTCGCGAAGAAGGTGTGGGCGCCGGTGATGGCGAAGGTGTGCATCAAATGCCACTCGCCCGATGGCGTGGCCACGGAAGAAAACGCCAAGCTCCTCCTGCTGCCGCCCTCCTACCCCGGCTTCATGGACGCCAACCTGGACAGCGCGCGCCTGATCGCCAAAACGGAGTTCGAGGGCAAGAGCGAGCTCTTGCGCAAGCCCCTGGGCGAGATGGACCACGGCGGCGGCAAGGTCATCGAGGAGGGCAGCGCCGAGTACAAGGCGCTGCAAGGCTTCGTGGAGAAGCTCGCCGCCGCAGACAACTGCACCGGCGCCGCCTCGGTAGCGGACTTCGGCGACGTCACCTTCCTCGACCCTCTCGAGACATTGCGCAAGGCCAGCCTCCAGCTGGTAGGGCGGCTGCCGACACCGGCGGAGGTCCAGGCGCTGCTCGATCAGGGTGATGCGGGCCTCGAGCCGCTCCTCGACAAGATGATGACCGAAGATGCGTTCTTCGATCGCGTCAAGGAGATGTACAACGACCAGTTCTTGACCGACCGCTACCTCGGCTACAACGGCTACGCGGTCGACATCTTGAACGACACGCAATACCCGAACTCCGGCGACTCCTACGACAACCTGTCGGACGACGAGAAGAAGAAGATCAACCTGGCGGTGGCCCGCGAGCCGCTGCAGCTGGTCGCCTACATCGTGAAGAACGACCGGCCCTTCACCGAGATCCTCACCGCCCCCTACACGGTGATGAACCCGTACTCGGCGAAGATCTTCAACGCCAAGCTGCAGTTCGACGACCCCACCAACGAAAACGAGTGGAAGGAAGGCCAGATCATCGCCATGGGCGACACCAGCAAGGGTGAGCCCGCGGAGATGCCGCTGCCGACCTCCGGGTTGCTCACCTCTCCGGTGTGGTTGAATCGCTTCCCCACTACGCCCACGAACGTGAACCGCCACCGGGCGCGCATGGTGTTCAAGTTCTTCTTGGCGACGGACATCCTCAAGATCGCCGAGCGCCCCATCGATCCCACGCAGGCCACGAACTACGCAAACCCCACGCGGGAGGACAACTCCTGCAACGTGTGCCACCGCATGATCGATCCCATCGCCGGCGCGTTCCAGAAGTTCGACGACAACGACCAGGAGAAATACGAGCCCAACAACTCCTGGCACCCGGAGATGTTCCCTCCCGGCTTCGGCAAGGAGGTGATGCAGACGAACGACTACGACAACGCCCTGGGCTGGCTCGCCCAGCGCATCGTCCAGGACCCGCGCTTCACGCTGTCTGTCGTCTACACGGCCTTCACCGAGCTGACCGGTCAGGAACCCCTGGCCTACCCGCCCGACAGCGACGCCCCCGGCTTCGAGCATGATCTAGCGGCGTGGGAAGCCCAAGACGCGCTGTTCCGCAAGATTGGCGATGCCTTCGTGGCCAGCAACTTCAATCTCAAGACGGTGTTCAAGGGAGTGATCCTCTCGCCCTATTTCCGGGCCAAGAACGCGACGGGAGAGGTCTCGCCGGAGCGCGCCCTGGAGCTGTCCGCCGTCGGCACCGGCCGACTCAGCATCCCGGAGGTGCTGGGCCGCAAGATCACCGCCGTCACGGGCCTGCCTTGGGGCAAGGGCAGCGGCTACTACAAGACGGACTACCTCTCGAGCGATTACCGCATCCTGTACGGCGGTATGGATTCGGACGACGTCACCCAGCGGCTCACGGTGCCGAACGGCATCATGGCCAACGTCGCTTGGCGCATGGCCGACGAGGTGGCGTGTCAGACCACGGCTTGGGACCTCTCGATCGACAAGCCCTCGGATCGCTACCTGTTCCCCTACGTGAACGTGGAGGACACGCCGGACAGCAATCCGGATGCGATCAAGAAGAACATCCAGTACCTGCACGCACAGATCCTGGGTGAGGCGCTCGACCTCGGCGACCCGGAGGTCTCGCGAACCTATCAGCTGTTCGAAGAGACGTGGAAGGAAGGTCAGGCCAAGATCGCCTCGACAGAGGTCAGCGAAAACCTGGTCTACGCCTGCCGCGCTCGCAAGAACCCCTACACCGATCAGGATCTGGCCGACGGCGACAAGCTGGAGAAGGATCCCGACTACACGGTCCGCGCTTGGATGGCGGTCGTGACCTATCTCTTGAGTGACTACAAATTCCTGTACGAGTGA